DNA sequence from the Pomacea canaliculata isolate SZHN2017 linkage group LG7, ASM307304v1, whole genome shotgun sequence genome:
GAGAAGAGGGTTAGTGGCCTGCCTgggtttactttgttttgtatttttatctccccttcctgTATTTCCGTTTGAGTTTTGGTGAAGTAAGGGTAGATCGTTTTCAGTATTTTCTAAATGTCGTGTAAAGTCCCTGGTCAATATATTCAAACTACACAGGACCAGGAAAGCCTCtggcaataaacagaaaaattgatCCTATTCAAAGAAATctggtaatttaaaaaaaaagtgtcaaaaacTTACCTGCAGCATGACACTTAGTATCGGTTTCCAAGAATACAAATCCTctattacacaaacattttctggagACGCACCGGCTGTTGGGATCCGGGCAATCCGCGTTTTCGTTGCAAAGTGCGTTGTACCACACAGGTCCAGGGTATGAGGCAGGAGACTGCAAACAGGTTCTTTGGTAGTGGGTCCAACCTCTACTCGTTTGTGGATAGGAAAAACCGTCTCGTGAGACGATGTCATGAAGCAGGCAGCGCCCTCCTGTGGCTAAGAGTAATATAGGCAGTACTGTTACATCTCTGCCACAATTATAACATACCATCTAGTCTGACGACATCTTATGAAAAATCACAGCATCTGACATGTATATAACATTAGGAACATGATTCAAAAGCTCGCCTTTGACAATAACTCATTTGTTGATAACTGGTTGACACGTGACAGATACACTAGCAAGCTTAGCTACTGAttatattaaagaaagttatttttatatcCTACTCCtatatatttgcaaaatatattacaaaatttatatagaTCACTACAACCTATGCGGATGAACGTCTAGACTCTAGAACAACATGCgttgtataattattaaaatttgtttaaaatgtcagtGACTTAATCTCAGTTTGTTAAGTATATTACCAATATGatgaaatcaaacaaaacaaactttattgtctgtcgaagatacccaggacagaaatttttcttcgctcacaagggcaggcatacacactcatacagacatttaacacacagttaggagtaaagatacaagcagTTAGGATCTCCGTCAAGAAATTCCAATACTtaaaatttctgtgtatatattaaataaataagttggcattgcagattgcaacgaaATTTCCGAATTCCATtgtcttcatcctcctagtccTAGTTTCTATGTCAAGGCTGTGGTGAATGTACTAACTGGGATGACTTTTAAAAGCATGTCCTAATCTGGACGACTTAGAAACACCATCACTtcatatatttctttctgtgtagATTACATCTTTCcttcaaagcagtttatgttttatcctaacaacaaacctcgggtgaccaagggcctaaaagcagtgcgtaacgaaaagaaacatgtgttctccacaggttctgcccacgacagaaaattggtacatagagaggtccatgatgctatccgttgggtcaaggtgaaacACAAGTTATGATATAACACATGATATAATCTAACGGTCAGTCTGATAGCTTCATGACTAACATAATGTTAAATAGAATGGAGCCTAACGGTCAGTTTCTTGGGTCTACGActcaagcaagcaagcaagcaagcaaacaaacaaacaaacaaacaaacaaacaaacaaacaaacgaacaaacaaacaaacaaaccaacaaacaaagaaaaacccaGAAGAATACAGACCTCTGAAATCAAAGGACCAACAATCTCTGATGCTGTTACACAGAGCTTTGCACGTCTGCAAATTAACTCCATCCCGAGCCACGATATTATGTCCCCTGATTCCGCTCTCAGGATACTCCACGAAGGTGGTTTGCAGGTCGGCTGGACTACATGCTGATACAGATTACTGCTCTCAGTAACTCCTtaatcatcatctcatcatcatcatcatcatcatcatcatcatcatcatcatcatcatcatcatcatcatcatcatcatcatcatgtttacTCTCACTATAAAAGTACGAGATGAATGAAAACACAATTAATAGTATGACTCAAACATCGTTATACTTACTGTCAGAGCACGTCTTGTCACGTGGTGAGAAGAAGAACCCTGGTCGACAGAGGCACCTGTTTAAAAAGCACATCGAGTTGTTCTGACGACACTCATTGTCGATGACACAGACCTCGTCGTACCAGTCGTTTTTCATGGTGGATGTAACAAGTCCTTTCGTCTGTTGACTTCTGATTAATCTCTTCACCAGCGGAGAGACGAAGTACACGCTAACACCTGTTCCCTGTGTCAGGGacagaagcgaacctgtgtggcGCGTGCATTTAATTGTGGACTCAGAGACCTTCGATAGGGTGAAGGCAAAACATTTGGCATCTTCAATACAAGATGGGTAGCAGTCGTCTAtggaggtgatggtggggaTGTCAGTCTTGGAATATCTGTTGACAACAACCGTTGTGTTTTGAAGCCTTACAACTGTTTccattttattaacaaatagTGTCGTCTTCCACATACGGTCGGTCACTGCACTCTGGATTTCGACAGCACTAAATATTTGACAATGGTTGCTGACGTTTCCAATGTCACACCCAGGACAAATTGTCACAGCTACGCACGCCGGAAGTTGATCACATTCATAATAACACTGATCGGGGTTAGCAACGGCTCTCGGTGTCGAGCTACCAATCAACTTTGTGGAGATCAGTGTCAAACCTGAAGTATCTTGACAGTCATCAAGGAGATTTTCTGTCCTAAAAATCTGAAAGTATTTGGTCTTGACAGCCatgatgttattttgtatgGTGGCATAGTCAATGTGATAACTCTGTAGAGAACTTTCATTACCCATTAAGGTGTCCGAAAAAGAGCCTCTATAGTGTTCAATTCATAGTCGATTTGGGTTGGATTGTCTTTAACTGCTGTCAACCAAGTCAGGCTGTTACCTTTATATGGTAGAGGAACACCGACACTAAACGTTGTAGTCTCCAAATCGTCTTTAAACTCGGGTGTTACATCGTAGTGATGATCGTTCAGGGTCTCGTCGAATCCAAAAAGCGCTGCAGAGTAGTGGCTTTCATATAACCTTATGAATTCGTGTGTATATCGCCCATACATTTGATCATTTATCTTGTGGACGACTGTTACCGAGGCCCCAAAGCGGGCCCTATGGACAAAGTGTGTACCGTAGGTTTGAAGGAACGCTAGATATATCTCCTCGTTATTAGTGTTATTGAGCATAAGGACCCACTCCAGGAACGACGAATGAAAAGATGGACGTCGCGGATGCAAAGTAACGCCATACAAACTGCAAACAGCAGTTGAAACGaccaaaatgttttgttttaaatctgaGAGAAGCTTCCGAAAGTGTTGGTTTGCCGAGAAGGGAGGCCCCCACTGATGACTATATACTTGCGCGTTACGAGTCAGCAGCTTGGTCATCTCGTACGGCGTTTTTACAACAGTGGATGTGAACACCGCATCACACGAAACATCCTTTGAGACAATCAACTCACTGGGTATGCTATAACGAAAGtcttgggtcacgtgacctgtagtGGAAAAGATGGGGCGAGTAAAGCCCGGATCACGTCCTGATGTCAGAGGGCATCCTGTCAGAATGTTGTAACCGAACAGGTCGTTGTCCCCGCCAAGTACTTGTACCTTGGCTTTTGCTACGGGGACACTgcaagaagaataaaaatttatgtGTGTTAATCTGTGAGGCTGTTATTAAAGTGACTATGAAAAGGATATTATAAAGTCTGCAAATGTGTCAATGTCTGTGAGACTACTTATCTGTGACTGATTGTCAGTCCGAAATCGTTATTGTCTTAGCAAGTGATCCAAACCATTGTATTTGTGTCTGCAAATCAAAGTTTATGTGTCTGATAGTGTGCATGCGCGtatttttccatatttatcAAATTGTATAGttagaaaaagtatttataatacattttttaagtaTCTTAAacgtattttttatttgatttcattttaataacattagGATTTTGATAACACAAGACGCAGAAATGCAGTTCATGTGCGTTTGCGAGTGTATATCGTTAAGGTGAAAAGTGTGGAAGTTGAGGTAGAAAATGAGCAAGGGGAGCTCACTAGAGTGAAGATATAAGGCAGACGTCTTTGGCGGACATTTTAGTTGCAGGAAGCAAACGTGTGAGTTAAGCAAGGAACATAGAAATCGACGTTTAAAAGGAAACTCCCTGCCTAGTGAAGGCAACGTTTGTATACCTATTCTTTACTTATTCTGtactatttttgtgttttaaggCACTTTTATTTAGGGCAAAACCAGTGAATTGTTGAAACGTAGTTATCCGTGTTTAGATAACGAGTGTGTGATAGTTGaatgtgaaatgaaagaaaaggaatttaTGTGCAGAcaattaaagggattctaaagtcaaaataaaagtgcttagaatcgcgtaaagagtaagaccacttgaatctcgtctatttatatgtctgttcatgtggaaaatattgaaggtttttagtagaatgttgtgtttaataagagaaatgacacgggactctttttttgcttcgactaaatctcgttctccgtcatgtgaccctatgacgtgtggtttccatagtgagaatcATGCCATGCCAagatatcactaatccaactaatcagagactgacgtcataaggagactgacgtcataaagagactgacgtcataaggagacaaATCTTCTATCTCGGAaagctatcgcggttactcggtgaaaggacacaaaggtcgatttcactggattttttcgatttttataaacatcggcaaccgaaatagtgctaataagtggtaattaagtgagaaacgaatcatttatttctcctgtgttgctctcgtgctctgtcattgtaacttaatatatttttgaaacgtttgaccgtcgccagagccttatcacaagccttgagtatcccttaaTTACAGATGAATTTGTTGGGAATTAGGGGGAAGAAGAAGGACCTACTGCGACGCATATGTGCAGGACGACGAAGAGAGATGTTAAAAGTGTCTGGGAAGATCAATTATAGATGTAGACGCCATCTCAGCTGGCGACAGTGGAGACTACAAAGACTGTTATTATTTGTAGGCTTGTCAGGCTATTGTGGGGAATCTTCAAATATCAGATGCCAAGGTGTATCCCCAGTGGACTACTTTCGGCAAGTAAAGTTCAGGGCGGAAGGATACTCCTCTTGTGTAAACACAAGGTAAGGGGGGAAGTAACCCTAGTTTGTAAAAGAATTCCTTGCGTGTCATACCTCACTGAAaggttttaatttcaaatgcaATAAATTGCGAACCGAACTCCTGggatgaaaatatttaactcTACATTCTTGGAGAGTAAAGAAGACACTTTAGCTATGACTTGGATCCACAGGGCAAAGAGCCAGACACTTAAGAAGTGGTCATCAAAATGCGAAAGATACTTGTTCACTTGTAgatgaaatttattattttctgtgttaCAGTAAGGTAATAGGATGTTCTGTTTTAACCATTTGCAGTAGAATGTAAcaagctaaagaaaaaagaaacaatgaatcCAAAAGAAGTGTTAAGTCTGTATTAGACCAGGGTTAGAATAAATGATCTCCCTTTTTCCATAAAGATCAATACCATCGCAGCATGATCAATACGACATCTAAACCTATACCTTGTCAGTTTCAATATTTGGTCATTAAAAGAATGCGACAGTTGAATAATTGATTAGTGCAGTAAATGCGATGCATATACTATCCTGTAAcagaattaatattatttaggcaatacatttttttatagtaaTGACCACCTTAAACACACGTCACCTACCGTTTCGTGATTTTGGACTGAACACAAGAGATCAAGCAAAGAAGTAATAAAGGTAACTTCATGGTTGTCCGCTTGTTAACCatctgtaacaaaaaaaaagaaacaaaaaaaataaaataaagatgcatAAGTATTATTCTACGATTTTATATTTCTactcatttgcattttttggaGTAATCACAAactcattattatcatcacgaCAATCGACTAAAGAAGGAgataaaagaggaagaaaaacgaTTATGTAGCACTGTTAAACTTTTAAAGAATCAACTCTTCTAACGCACGTCTCGCCAAGCTGTTTAGAAGGTATAGTCTTATGCGTCCCGTCTATAGACGCCCGCTGTCGCATTTACACTCAATTTGTTactatttactttttcatttaatttagaAACAATGTAAACGTTCTGCtcacagatttatttattactttttagtgcAATTAGCCGTTGCTAACTAGAAACTAGCTGACCAATAATTGTAATTCATCAAGGTGCACCAGATATCGCTAACTTAAGTCAACTATAATGAAACTAAGTGGTTAATATTGTACAAAAAATAGGTCCTATGACAGAGCTTAAGGTGAAGATATAATGCCTATATCTGATTGGTCAGGTAATTTCGGGACAATTTAAAACACCATCAGAGTGTATTTGTCAAGGATTGGGAGAACTATCGACAATGAAACAGCAACTTACTTCGACAAAGCACGCAAATCAACAAAGTACAAAAGGTCGTGATAAGAAGGATTTTATGTAAATCCCTCAAGGTCCAGGTCAGAAAGAGCACGTCAATCTTACTGTTAGGTGCGTTGTGAAATTATTTAGGTTTACTTTTGCTCCTAGTTAAGTATTAGTTATTAAGTTATTAAGTATTAGTGAAGTATTCCTCAAGTGTTAAGCAAAAAGCAGATGTACTTTACTATTTACATTGTAACAACGATTACCTCTGCTATCTTAATTTTACTTAGTCAACTTACCAAATAACGTAGAAGTCGTCAGAATCCTACATCGGTGAAAGTCGGGATTCATTTTCCTAAATACTATTTGCACCAAACCTTAAGCCAATGTACGACAAGCATTTGGAGAAAGCTGCAAACTGATATAGaagatcaattttatttttaccgaTGTagataattaaaagataaagcTCTGTTACCACAAATGGACGTTAACATTTAACATAAGATGggacattaaatatttttctcttctgaaTGACGACAAAGTCCACATCAATAAATCGTGAAATTTTGTTggtaataattaaatataaattatttctttaaaagcagcCATCCAATCCGTctgattattgttgttattattgttttaacgCCGTCATTAAGGGGTAATTATAACAAAAGAGATAAGACAAATTGAGGGCGATAGTTCACTTGCGTATAACGATCAGTTTTAATTACAGTACATTTGCATCTCGTGTTTGTTAACACCCATTACCTTCTTGTCAAGTCTGTTCACTGCGGGGGGAATCTCATCACCATACTAATGTGAACTGTCAGCAAagatgtatgcatgtgtgtgtgtgtgtgtgtgtgtgtgtgtgtgtgtgtgtgtgtgtgtgtgtgtgtgtggtgtgtgtgtgtgtgtgtgtgtgtgtgttatatagCATATGTCTATGGGTCTATGGAATGATTTGGACAGGCAAACTTCTTGCCAAAggctgttgttttttgtaatttgtctaGATACgaaaacacagaaataatgaTATCTAAATGACAGTAAATTAATTCACGCTTGTCGTGTCATTTCATATTGTGTTCGTGATTTTTTGTGATATATTATTTACGACATTATAAAGTAcgcgtcacacacacacacacacacgcacgcacgcacgtgcgaTCTCTCCAATCTCttctattttcctccaataactacagaaccttcccaaaactgaatattcccattcctagactagacctcttcaaatcaagtctgaaattctcaggAGGCGTGcaatg
Encoded proteins:
- the LOC112568306 gene encoding uncharacterized protein LOC112568306, giving the protein MGNESSLQSYHIDYATIQNNIMAVKTKYFQIFRTENLLDDCQDTSGLTLISTKLIGSSTPRAVANPDQCYYECDQLPACVAVTICPGCDIGNVSNHCQIFSAVEIQSAVTDRMWKTTLFVNKMETVVRLQNTTVVVNRYSKTDIPTITSIDDCYPSCIEDAKCFAFTLSKVSESTIKCTRHTGSLLSLTQGTGVSVYFVSPLVKRLIRSQQTKGLVTSTMKNDWYDEVCVIDNECRQNNSMCFLNRCLCRPGFFFSPRDKTCSDTCSPADLQTTFVEYPESGIRGHNIVARDGVNLQTCKALCNSIRDCWSFDFRATGGRCLLHDIVSRDGFSYPQTSRGWTHYQRTCLQSPASYPGPVWYNALCNENADCPDPNSRCVSRKCLCNRGFVFLETDTKCHAAESCLDWKRNGGQSGVYFIQLPGKKEQLRVWCDMDTDNGGWLVFQRRRDGSVDFSRNWEEYEKGFGDITGEFWLGLSNLYTLTKDKPHTLRIDLGLANGQRSYANYAEFRVNGPETSYTLHASNYSGNAGDSLYRHHTMKFSTYDQDNDNSSHHHCARQFYGGWWFLSCHPANLNGRYGAGLWEGVIWNIKADFTFTEMKLKEV